The candidate division KSB1 bacterium genome segment TGCGCAACTGCATGCGCGCGCCGTCAATGATCCCGGCAACAGCGATCTCAACTTCATCTTCGACGCCATCATCAATCGCACGGATTTCCCCATCATTCTGGCCACCCCCGCAGGCGAGCCGATCGGCTGGGAGGGCATCGACGTGCCGCCGGATTCCCTCTACTCCGCGCGTGCCCAGCGCCAGGTGCGGAAGATCATGGCGGCCATGCGGCGCGAAGTCGCGCCGGTGCCCATCACCTATCAGGATCCCGTCTCCGGCCGGACCGATACGCTCAATTATCTCTATTACGGTGATTCGCGTCTCATCCAGCAGTTGCAGCGCCTGCCTTACATCGCCATCAGCGTGGTGAGTTTGTTTGTTCTGGTGGGCTTTCTCGGCTTCAACAGCATTCGTCGCGGCGAGCAGCAATTCATCTGGGTGGGCATGTCCAAGGAAACCGCGCATCAGCTCGGCACGCCGATTTCCTCCCTGCTGGGCTGGCTGGAGCTGCTGAAGAGTCAGCTTGCGGGCAATGGCGCATGCGAGACCATCAAAGAAATGGAGCGCGACGTCGAGCGGTTGAACAAGGTGGCCGCGCGCTTTTCGCAAATCGGTTCGAGCACCGATC includes the following:
- a CDS encoding ATP-binding protein; translation: MIAPYRLVGRIKGLLFVAAVAIIITLLWHTQNLVAGLRQEARNVILFYAQLHARAVNDPGNSDLNFIFDAIINRTDFPIILATPAGEPIGWEGIDVPPDSLYSARAQRQVRKIMAAMRREVAPVPITYQDPVSGRTDTLNYLYYGDSRLIQQLQRLPYIAISVVSLFVLVGFLGFNSIRRGEQQFIWVGMSKETAHQLGTPISSLLGWLELLKSQLAGNGACETIKEMERDVERLNKVAARFSQIGSSTDLKEQDLGVIVDEVVRYFRSRLPQMRRAVHLEVCKEPLPPIPLNRDLLEWVLENLIKNAIDAIENDQGEILIEMRAAARRRHRAIIDITDNGKGIDPADRKNIFRPGFSTKKRGWGLGLSLAKRIVEEYHRGRLFVKESRPGGGTTMRIML